A region of Pseudoxanthomonas sp. CF385 DNA encodes the following proteins:
- a CDS encoding lysophospholipid acyltransferase family protein, whose protein sequence is MGDAMRERLGHAWRVAGTGLSFLAFGVGGLFLGVCVLPPLLWLVRDPDRRRRWSRRLVQRSFAAHVELMRRLRVMTYEIRGRERLARDGLLVLANHPTLIDVVLLISLLPNADCVVKSAVARNPFMRGPVRAAGYVSNDDGAGLVEDCIAAVRAGGTLVIFPEGTRTTPGQPLKLQRGAANIAVRGALDVTPVRITCTPLTLGKGEKWYRVPPMRFHMVIDVQEDLPIAPFLNGTEGGDPSAGGEALAARRLTDYLANYFAGDPSRAGT, encoded by the coding sequence ATTGGCGACGCGATGCGTGAGCGGTTGGGCCACGCCTGGCGTGTCGCGGGAACGGGACTGAGCTTCCTCGCGTTCGGCGTGGGCGGCCTGTTCCTGGGCGTCTGCGTGCTGCCGCCGCTGCTGTGGCTGGTACGCGATCCCGACCGCCGCCGACGCTGGTCGCGGCGTCTCGTGCAGCGCAGTTTCGCCGCCCATGTGGAACTGATGCGCCGGCTGCGCGTGATGACGTATGAGATCCGGGGGCGGGAGCGGCTGGCGCGCGACGGGTTGCTGGTGCTCGCCAACCATCCGACGCTGATCGATGTCGTGCTGCTGATCTCCCTGCTGCCGAACGCCGATTGCGTGGTGAAGTCGGCGGTGGCGCGCAATCCGTTCATGCGGGGGCCGGTCCGGGCCGCGGGTTACGTGTCCAACGACGACGGTGCGGGCCTGGTCGAGGACTGCATCGCCGCGGTCCGTGCGGGCGGCACCCTGGTGATCTTTCCCGAAGGCACGCGGACCACGCCGGGGCAGCCCCTGAAACTCCAGCGCGGTGCGGCGAACATCGCCGTGCGCGGCGCGCTGGACGTCACGCCGGTACGCATCACCTGCACGCCGCTGACGCTGGGGAAAGGTGAGAAGTGGTATCGTGTGCCGCCGATGCGGTTCCATATGGTGATCGATGTTCAGGAAGACCTGCCGATCGCCCCGTTCCTGAACGGAACGGAGGGGGGGGATCCGTCGGCGGGGGGAGAGGCGCTGGCAGCCCGGCGACTCACGGACTATCTGGCCAACTACTTTGCGGGAGATCCATCGCGTGCAGGCACTTGA
- a CDS encoding beta-ketoacyl synthase chain length factor, translating into MIGLSVKEWAAWAPGLVDQTAWTAWAQAPWLPAGDGTPALSEVPAMQRRRIERLGRMAIQTAFWCQRADEGGVPLVFASRHGDVARSMELLEALVAGESPSPTTFGLSVHNAIAALYSILRGERGNYVATAGGKATVETACIEAAALLADGAPEVLLVVYDAPLPAVYAGFADEPDAGFAWCWRLVATDTAWPTLRLTWTADGADDAATALPHGLDVLRFLLAGDAALEWRGDGVHWHWRRDA; encoded by the coding sequence ATGATCGGTTTGTCGGTGAAGGAGTGGGCGGCGTGGGCGCCGGGCCTGGTGGATCAGACCGCGTGGACGGCATGGGCACAGGCGCCGTGGCTGCCCGCGGGAGACGGAACGCCGGCGTTGTCCGAAGTGCCGGCCATGCAGCGCCGGCGGATCGAACGGCTGGGGCGCATGGCCATCCAGACCGCGTTCTGGTGCCAGCGCGCCGACGAGGGTGGCGTGCCGCTGGTCTTCGCCTCGCGGCACGGCGATGTGGCGCGTTCGATGGAACTGCTCGAGGCGCTGGTGGCGGGGGAGTCGCCTTCGCCGACGACGTTCGGCCTGTCGGTGCACAACGCCATCGCCGCGCTGTATTCCATCCTGCGGGGCGAGCGTGGCAACTACGTGGCCACGGCGGGCGGCAAGGCCACCGTCGAGACCGCCTGCATCGAAGCCGCGGCATTGCTCGCTGACGGAGCCCCGGAGGTGCTGCTGGTCGTCTACGACGCACCGCTGCCTGCGGTATATGCCGGTTTCGCGGACGAGCCGGATGCCGGGTTCGCGTGGTGCTGGCGGCTGGTCGCCACCGACACCGCGTGGCCGACCCTGCGCCTGACGTGGACGGCCGACGGCGCGGATGATGCCGCCACCGCGTTGCCCCACGGGCTGGACGTGTTGCGCTTCCTGCTCGCCGGCGATGCGGCGCTCGAATGGCGCGGCGATGGCGTCCACTGGCATTGGCGACGCGATGCGTGA
- a CDS encoding DUF1249 domain-containing protein: protein MSQALARTARIPRLSRFGWLMALYAENHARLLRLFAPDHLAPGVYMSSIGDGLDVRLEVIETHRYTVELRLTYDLCDPLTGEPDPSAFVRLYRDAHQAEATHCYVGRRWQDVIGLYPPPAEVISHRMRMNTFLGKWLEYLAEQGHGVATLRPIEPARAIA, encoded by the coding sequence ATGTCCCAGGCCCTGGCCCGCACCGCACGCATCCCCCGGCTCAGCCGTTTCGGCTGGCTGATGGCGCTGTACGCGGAGAACCATGCGCGGCTGCTCCGCCTGTTCGCGCCGGACCATCTGGCGCCCGGCGTCTACATGTCCTCGATCGGCGATGGGCTGGATGTCCGCCTGGAAGTCATCGAAACCCACCGCTACACGGTGGAACTGCGGCTGACCTACGACCTGTGCGATCCGCTGACCGGCGAGCCGGATCCGTCGGCCTTCGTCCGGCTGTACCGGGACGCGCACCAGGCCGAGGCGACGCACTGCTACGTGGGCCGGCGCTGGCAGGACGTGATCGGGTTGTATCCGCCCCCGGCCGAGGTGATCAGCCACCGCATGCGGATGAACACCTTCCTCGGCAAGTGGCTGGAGTATCTGGCGGAGCAGGGGCATGGCGTGGCGACGCTACGGCCCATCGAGCCCGCGCGCGCCATCGCCTGA
- a CDS encoding pyruvate, water dikinase regulatory protein, translating to MSELRPVFYVSDGTGITAETIGHSLLTQFAGMRFQTDRLSFVDDEEKARDAADRIRRTGERLGARPIVVSSCVDPALSALIAESGALMLDVFAPFIEPLERELGEQRQSRVGQAHGLVDFETYHRRINAMNFALTHDDGMAVNYDEADVILVAVSRAGKTPTCVYLALHYGIRAANYPLTDGDLETDRLPARLRPYRRKLFALTIDPERLQQIRQERRPNSTYSKLETCKREVAAAEAMFQVERLPTLSTTNKSIEEISSKVLSTLGLQREMY from the coding sequence ATGTCTGAATTGCGCCCGGTGTTCTACGTGTCCGATGGCACCGGTATCACGGCCGAGACCATCGGCCACAGCCTGCTGACCCAGTTCGCGGGCATGCGGTTCCAGACGGACCGGCTGTCATTCGTCGACGACGAGGAGAAGGCGAGGGACGCTGCGGACCGCATCCGCCGCACGGGCGAACGCCTGGGCGCACGGCCCATCGTGGTGAGCTCCTGCGTGGATCCGGCCCTGAGCGCGCTGATCGCAGAGAGCGGGGCGTTGATGTTGGACGTGTTCGCACCCTTCATCGAGCCGCTGGAACGCGAACTCGGCGAACAACGCCAGTCGCGCGTCGGCCAGGCGCATGGCCTGGTGGATTTCGAGACCTACCACCGTCGTATCAACGCGATGAATTTCGCGCTGACCCACGACGACGGCATGGCGGTGAATTACGACGAAGCCGACGTGATCCTGGTCGCGGTATCGCGCGCGGGCAAGACGCCGACCTGCGTCTACCTGGCCCTGCATTACGGCATCCGCGCGGCGAACTACCCGCTCACCGACGGCGATCTCGAAACCGATCGCCTGCCGGCGCGGCTGCGTCCTTACCGTCGCAAGCTGTTCGCGCTGACCATCGATCCGGAGCGGCTGCAGCAGATCCGGCAGGAGCGGCGTCCCAATTCGACGTACTCGAAACTGGAGACCTGCAAGCGCGAGGTCGCGGCCGCGGAGGCGATGTTCCAGGTGGAGCGCCTGCCCACGCTGAGCACGACGAACAAGTCGATCGAGGAGATCTCCAGCAAGGTGCTCTCCACGCTGGGCCTGCAGCGCGAGATGTACTGA
- the ppsA gene encoding phosphoenolpyruvate synthase, giving the protein MNENILWLHELRLADLARVGGKNSSLGEMIGHLANLGVSVPGGYATTAEAFKAFIAHNDLSQRIFDKLATLDVEDVPALTAAGKEIRGWVIDAPLQPDLDRDIRTAYEKLCAENGGGDVAVAVRSSATAEDLPDASFAGQQETFLNVTGADDVVHKVKEVFASLYNDRAIAYRVHHGFKHEDVFLSAGVQLMVRSGVGASGVLFTLDTESGFRDVVFVTSSFGLGEMVVQGAVNPDEFYVYKPTLAQGKPAILRRALGSKLLRMVYSDVPGERVRIEDTPADQRNRFSITDEDVHELSKQALVIEKHYGRPMDIEWAKDGVTGKLFIVQARPETVKSRAKATQIERYALEKRGEVIAEGRAIGQKIGSGVARVVRSLDDMARVQPGDVLVADMTDPDWEPVMKRASAIVTNRGGRTCHAAIIARELGVPAVVGTGNALDHITDGAEVTVSCAEGDTGFIYAGALPFERTTTDLAAMPAAPLKIMMNVANPERAFDFGQLPNAGIGLARLEMIIASHIGVHPLALLEYDRQDLDVRKKIDAKTAGYADPVSFYVDRLAEGIATITASVAPNPVIVRLSDFKSNEYANLIGGSRYEPHEENPMIGFRGASRYVDASFEPAFALECQAVRRVRDEMGLDNLWVMIPFVRTLEEGRKVIDVLAKHGLRQGENGLKIIMMCEVPSNALLAEEFLDIFDGFSIGSNDLTQLTLGLDRDSSIVANLFDERNPAVKKMLSMAIKAARTKGKYIGICGQGPSDHPDLAEWLMAEGIESVSLNPDTVVDTWLRLAKTKAG; this is encoded by the coding sequence TTGAACGAGAACATCCTGTGGCTGCACGAGCTGCGCCTGGCCGACCTGGCCCGCGTCGGCGGCAAGAATTCGTCGCTGGGCGAGATGATCGGGCACCTGGCCAACCTGGGGGTCTCGGTCCCCGGCGGCTATGCGACCACGGCCGAGGCGTTCAAGGCCTTCATCGCCCACAACGACCTCTCCCAGCGCATCTTCGACAAGCTGGCCACGCTGGACGTGGAAGACGTGCCCGCCCTGACCGCGGCCGGCAAGGAAATCCGCGGCTGGGTCATCGACGCCCCGCTGCAGCCTGACCTGGACCGCGATATCCGCACCGCCTACGAGAAGCTCTGCGCCGAGAACGGCGGTGGTGACGTGGCCGTGGCCGTGCGCTCGTCGGCGACGGCGGAAGACCTGCCGGATGCCAGCTTCGCCGGCCAGCAGGAAACCTTCCTCAACGTCACCGGCGCCGACGACGTCGTGCACAAGGTCAAGGAAGTCTTCGCCAGCCTCTACAACGACCGCGCCATCGCCTACCGCGTGCACCATGGCTTCAAGCACGAGGACGTGTTCCTGTCCGCCGGCGTGCAGCTGATGGTGCGCTCCGGCGTGGGCGCTTCCGGCGTACTTTTCACGCTGGATACCGAGTCCGGCTTCCGCGACGTAGTGTTCGTCACCTCGTCCTTCGGCCTGGGCGAGATGGTCGTGCAGGGCGCGGTGAACCCGGACGAGTTCTACGTCTACAAGCCCACGCTGGCGCAGGGCAAGCCCGCGATCCTGCGCCGTGCGCTCGGCAGCAAGCTGCTGCGCATGGTCTATTCCGACGTGCCCGGCGAACGCGTGAGGATCGAGGACACACCGGCCGACCAGCGCAATCGCTTCTCGATCACCGATGAAGACGTGCACGAGCTCTCCAAGCAGGCGCTCGTCATCGAGAAGCACTACGGCCGCCCGATGGACATCGAGTGGGCGAAGGATGGCGTCACCGGCAAGCTGTTCATCGTGCAGGCCCGCCCTGAGACGGTGAAGTCGCGCGCCAAGGCGACGCAGATCGAACGCTATGCGCTGGAGAAGCGCGGCGAGGTGATCGCCGAAGGCCGTGCGATCGGCCAGAAGATCGGCAGCGGCGTGGCCCGCGTGGTGCGCTCGCTGGACGACATGGCCCGCGTGCAGCCCGGCGACGTGCTGGTCGCCGACATGACCGACCCGGATTGGGAACCGGTGATGAAGCGCGCCAGTGCCATCGTCACCAATCGCGGTGGCCGTACCTGCCACGCCGCGATCATCGCGCGTGAGCTGGGCGTGCCCGCCGTCGTCGGTACCGGCAACGCACTGGACCACATCACGGACGGCGCCGAAGTCACCGTCAGCTGCGCCGAAGGCGACACCGGCTTCATCTATGCCGGCGCCCTGCCCTTCGAGCGCACCACCACCGACCTGGCGGCGATGCCGGCGGCGCCGCTGAAGATCATGATGAACGTGGCCAACCCGGAGCGCGCGTTCGACTTCGGCCAGTTGCCGAACGCCGGCATCGGCCTGGCGCGGCTGGAGATGATCATCGCCAGCCACATCGGCGTGCATCCGCTCGCCCTGCTGGAATACGACCGCCAGGACCTGGACGTCCGCAAGAAGATCGACGCCAAGACCGCGGGCTATGCCGATCCGGTGAGCTTCTATGTCGATCGCCTGGCCGAAGGCATCGCCACGATCACCGCCTCGGTGGCGCCGAACCCGGTGATCGTGCGCCTGTCGGACTTCAAGTCGAACGAGTACGCCAACCTCATCGGCGGCAGCCGCTACGAGCCGCACGAAGAGAACCCGATGATCGGTTTCCGTGGGGCGAGCCGCTACGTCGATGCGTCGTTCGAACCGGCATTCGCCCTCGAGTGCCAGGCCGTCCGCCGCGTGCGCGACGAGATGGGCTTGGACAACCTGTGGGTAATGATCCCGTTCGTGCGCACGCTGGAGGAAGGCCGCAAGGTCATCGACGTGCTGGCCAAGCACGGCCTGCGCCAGGGCGAGAACGGCCTGAAGATCATCATGATGTGCGAAGTGCCGTCGAACGCGCTGCTCGCCGAGGAATTCCTCGACATCTTCGACGGCTTCTCGATCGGCTCCAACGACCTGACCCAGCTGACCCTGGGCCTGGACCGCGACTCCTCGATCGTCGCCAACCTCTTCGACGAGCGGAATCCCGCGGTCAAGAAGATGCTGTCGATGGCCATCAAGGCCGCGCGCACCAAGGGCAAGTACATCGGCATCTGCGGTCAGGGTCCCAGCGACCATCCGGACCTGGCGGAATGGCTGATGGCCGAAGGCATCGAGTCCGTTTCGCTGAATCCCGACACGGTTGTGGATACCTGGCTGCGCCTGGCGAAGACCAAGGCGGGCTGA
- a CDS encoding mechanosensitive ion channel domain-containing protein: protein MEPAAIVSALQRFDWQAWGMKLLAAVVIFLVGMWLAKRLSAGLERVLGRTHADATLGGFLRRASYAAMMVLVIITALTSLGVNPTSMLAVLGAAGLAVGLALKDSLSNIASGVMLIVLRPFRDGDYVQAAGLEGIVEEVRIFQTRMRTLDNRLIVLPNSLITTAPIINFTAKPRRRIDIPVGVGYDDDLKQAKAILLKIAQDHPHVLDEPAPSVVVNKLSESSVDLILLAWTKTPDFGPTKSDLTEAVRTEIIGQGLNIPYPQRDLHVYHHNGDGAPLGDIVTKGVVDDGDVAKPAP from the coding sequence ATGGAGCCGGCCGCGATCGTCAGCGCATTGCAGAGATTCGATTGGCAGGCCTGGGGCATGAAGCTGCTCGCAGCCGTCGTCATCTTCCTGGTCGGCATGTGGCTGGCCAAGCGTCTGAGCGCCGGGTTGGAGCGCGTGTTGGGACGCACCCATGCGGACGCCACGCTGGGCGGCTTCCTTCGTCGCGCCAGCTACGCCGCGATGATGGTGCTCGTCATCATCACCGCGCTCACGTCGCTGGGCGTGAACCCCACCTCGATGTTGGCGGTGCTCGGCGCCGCCGGCCTGGCCGTGGGCCTGGCGCTGAAGGATTCGCTGTCCAACATCGCCTCGGGCGTGATGCTGATCGTGCTGCGCCCGTTCCGCGACGGCGACTATGTGCAGGCGGCCGGGCTGGAAGGCATCGTCGAGGAAGTCCGCATCTTCCAGACGCGGATGCGCACGCTCGACAACCGCCTGATCGTGCTGCCGAACAGCCTGATCACGACCGCGCCGATCATCAACTTCACCGCCAAGCCTCGCCGCCGCATCGACATCCCGGTGGGCGTGGGCTACGACGACGACCTCAAGCAGGCGAAGGCCATCCTGCTGAAGATCGCCCAGGACCATCCCCACGTGCTGGACGAACCCGCGCCGAGCGTGGTCGTCAACAAGCTGAGCGAAAGCAGCGTGGACCTGATCCTGCTGGCGTGGACGAAGACGCCGGATTTTGGCCCGACCAAGAGCGATCTCACCGAAGCCGTACGCACCGAGATCATCGGCCAGGGGCTCAACATCCCCTATCCACAGCGAGACCTGCACGTGTACCACCACAACGGCGACGGCGCCCCATTGGGCGATATCGTCACCAAGGGCGTGGTCGACGACGGCGACGTGGCCAAGCCGGCCCCGTAA
- the orn gene encoding oligoribonuclease has translation MTSNHAHNDRLIWIDLEMTGLDTDRDSILEIATVVTDSKLNVLAEGPEFAIAHPVAVLEAMDDWNRNQHGKSGLWKRVVESEVTLGQAEAQTVAFLNEWLPAGASPMCGNSICQDRRFLHRLMPRLEKYFHYRNLDVSTLKELARRWAPQVLEGVRKQASHTALSDVRDSIDELRHYRKHMAALAGE, from the coding sequence ATGACCTCGAACCACGCGCACAACGACCGCCTGATCTGGATCGACCTGGAAATGACCGGGCTGGATACGGACCGCGATTCGATCCTCGAGATCGCCACGGTGGTCACCGATTCCAAGTTGAACGTGCTGGCCGAGGGCCCGGAATTCGCGATCGCGCATCCGGTCGCGGTGCTGGAAGCCATGGACGACTGGAACCGCAACCAGCACGGCAAGTCAGGCCTGTGGAAGCGCGTGGTGGAAAGCGAGGTGACGCTGGGGCAGGCCGAGGCGCAGACCGTGGCGTTCCTCAACGAATGGCTGCCGGCGGGCGCCTCGCCGATGTGCGGCAATTCGATCTGCCAGGACCGCCGCTTCCTGCATCGCCTGATGCCGCGCCTGGAGAAGTACTTCCACTACCGCAACCTCGACGTCAGCACGCTCAAGGAGCTGGCGCGCCGCTGGGCGCCGCAGGTGCTGGAGGGCGTACGCAAGCAGGCCAGCCATACCGCGCTGAGCGATGTGCGCGATTCGATCGACGAACTGCGCCACTACCGCAAGCACATGGCGGCGCTGGCCGGCGAGTAA
- a CDS encoding DUF2721 domain-containing protein — protein MNPSTDHAVLTAMLAPAFFLTATASLLLSANNRLARIIDRARTLLRELADVEDDTERGLLEKRIGLQRLRSLIILRAGQLLYAAISCFVGTSLAVAVDTFTGHRLGSLPTWLAALGVVAMLAASLLLARESTLAVTAINEEMDHRKVKRKIPASQA, from the coding sequence ATGAATCCTTCGACCGATCACGCCGTCCTCACCGCGATGCTGGCACCGGCGTTCTTCCTCACGGCGACGGCCTCCCTGCTGCTCTCGGCCAACAATCGCCTGGCCCGCATCATCGATCGCGCCCGCACGCTGCTGCGCGAACTGGCGGACGTGGAGGACGACACGGAGCGCGGCCTGCTGGAGAAGCGGATCGGGCTGCAACGCCTGCGCAGCCTGATCATCCTGCGCGCGGGCCAGCTGCTGTACGCGGCGATCAGCTGCTTCGTCGGCACCAGCCTGGCGGTCGCGGTAGACACGTTCACCGGACATCGCCTCGGCTCGTTGCCCACCTGGCTCGCCGCGCTGGGCGTGGTCGCCATGCTGGCGGCCAGCCTGCTGCTGGCGCGCGAGTCGACGTTGGCGGTCACCGCCATCAACGAAGAAATGGACCACCGCAAAGTGAAGCGGAAGATCCCTGCCTCGCAGGCCTAG
- the tadA gene encoding tRNA adenosine(34) deaminase TadA — MAARDDEHWMRHAFTLADRAEREFDEIPVGAVLVGADGQVLGEGWNRNILDHDPTAHAEIVAMREAGRATGNHRLVDCTLYVTLEPCAMCAMALVHARVARVVYGATDPKTGACGSVFDLIADPRHNHRIEVEGGVLGEEAGRRLTNYFRAKRGRPLV; from the coding sequence ATGGCGGCCCGCGACGACGAGCACTGGATGCGCCACGCGTTCACGCTGGCGGACCGGGCCGAGCGCGAGTTCGACGAGATCCCCGTGGGCGCCGTGCTGGTCGGCGCCGACGGCCAAGTGCTCGGCGAAGGCTGGAACCGCAACATCCTCGATCACGACCCCACGGCGCATGCCGAGATCGTGGCGATGCGCGAAGCGGGCAGGGCGACGGGCAACCACCGCCTGGTCGACTGCACGCTGTATGTCACCCTCGAACCCTGCGCAATGTGCGCGATGGCGCTGGTGCACGCGCGCGTGGCGCGCGTGGTCTATGGCGCCACCGATCCGAAGACGGGCGCCTGCGGCAGCGTGTTCGACCTGATCGCCGATCCCCGCCACAACCACCGGATCGAGGTCGAAGGCGGCGTGCTGGGCGAGGAGGCAGGACGCCGCTTGACCAACTACTTCCGCGCCAAGCGCGGGCGCCCGCTGGTCTAG